One window of Psychrobacillus sp. FSL H8-0483 genomic DNA carries:
- a CDS encoding response regulator transcription factor, which yields MNPKILLIEDDQSIFDMIKERFVQWSFDVISPSNFQKVMNTFIEEKPQLVIIDIQLPAFDGFHWCREIRHVSKVPIIFLSSRDHPMDMVMAMQMGADDFVQKPFHMDVLLAKVQATFRRTYDYGEERVDITHWNNSVIDFSRSHITKGNQSIELTKNELFILRVLLQSVNKIVSRDELMRKLWDDERFVNDNTLSVNVNRLRIKLEEIGLVDVIITKKGLGYLAITKEG from the coding sequence TGATCAGTCTATATTTGATATGATAAAAGAAAGGTTTGTCCAGTGGTCATTTGACGTAATCAGTCCAAGTAACTTTCAAAAAGTGATGAATACATTTATTGAGGAAAAGCCACAGCTTGTTATTATTGATATACAATTACCGGCATTCGATGGCTTTCATTGGTGTAGAGAAATTCGTCATGTTTCCAAGGTTCCAATTATATTCCTATCTTCTCGGGATCACCCGATGGATATGGTAATGGCAATGCAAATGGGTGCGGACGATTTTGTACAAAAACCTTTTCATATGGATGTTTTGCTTGCGAAAGTGCAGGCTACTTTTCGCAGAACATATGATTATGGTGAAGAGCGTGTGGATATTACACACTGGAATAATTCGGTTATTGATTTCTCGAGGAGCCATATTACAAAAGGAAACCAGTCTATAGAACTTACAAAAAATGAGTTGTTTATACTAAGAGTATTGCTGCAATCTGTAAATAAAATCGTGTCCCGCGATGAATTAATGAGAAAATTATGGGACGATGAAAGATTCGTTAATGATAATACACTTTCCGTCAATGTAAATAGATTACGAATAAAACTTGAGGAAATAGGTTTAGTAGATGTAATCATTACAAAAAAAGGGTTAGGGTA